A single region of the Candidatus Stygibacter australis genome encodes:
- a CDS encoding GxxExxY protein → MKDLIFEDESYKIRGAIFKVYTDMGCGFLEAVYQECLQKEFELSQIPFVAEHKVSLTYKGHQLKQVYYPDFICYEKIVVELKAVKALEDIHLAQVINYLKATGLNLGFLVNFNHYPKVDIKRIVL, encoded by the coding sequence ATGAAAGATCTGATATTTGAGGATGAAAGTTATAAGATAAGAGGTGCAATATTTAAAGTATATACGGATATGGGTTGTGGTTTTTTGGAAGCAGTTTATCAGGAATGCTTGCAGAAGGAATTTGAATTGAGTCAAATTCCATTTGTTGCAGAGCATAAAGTGAGTTTGACGTATAAAGGTCATCAGCTTAAGCAAGTATATTATCCCGATTTTATATGTTATGAAAAGATTGTCGTTGAACTGAAAGCAGTGAAGGCTCTTGAAGATATTCATTTAGCACAGGTAATTAATTATTTAAAAGCTACAGGACTGAACCTTGGGTTCTTAGTGAATTTCAATCACTATCCCAAAGTTGATATCAAGAGAATAGTATTGTAG
- a CDS encoding spore germination protein GerW family protein, protein MFDLQKLHDHVGKGLKISMVFGDPIEAQGKTIIPVSKVTGGFGGGEGIAPGSSCGDDKEEGDTDNAAHGMGGGGGLHNEAIGVFEITPDSTRFIPAVQFKHILVMLGMIMGFIWRMSKRRRRK, encoded by the coding sequence ATGTTTGATTTACAGAAACTACATGATCATGTTGGAAAGGGATTGAAGATATCAATGGTATTTGGTGATCCGATTGAAGCTCAGGGAAAGACTATTATTCCTGTGAGTAAAGTAACTGGTGGATTTGGTGGGGGAGAAGGAATCGCCCCTGGTAGCAGTTGCGGAGATGATAAGGAAGAAGGGGATACTGATAATGCTGCTCATGGTATGGGTGGTGGCGGTGGATTGCATAATGAGGCAATTGGTGTATTTGAGATAACTCCTGATAGTACCCGGTTTATACCAGCAGTCCAATTTAAACACATCCTGGTCATGCTGGGCATGATCATGGGATTTATCTGGAGAATGAGCAAGAGAAGAAGGCGTAAATAG